In bacterium, a single window of DNA contains:
- a CDS encoding PLP-dependent aminotransferase family protein, producing MIKDLSAFYSKNALNMKRSEIRELLKFTRQPGIISFAGGLPAPDTFPVQEIEEISCRLLREKGAMALQYGTTEGEAPLREELAKWMSQEKPGIKPENIFITSGSQQGLDIVSKVFLDPGDTVIVELPSYVGGLQAFTAYRAKMVGVPQDDEGMRMDKLEKVLAAMAKKNKKPKFIYVVPDFQNPSGITMSLERRKKLLELAYQYEVPIVEDSPYRDLRFTGEPVPPIYSLDTQNQVIVLGTFSKIFCPGLRLAWITAPAEWMDRMIVAKQSMDLCSPSFNQLITAEYMKQGLLQPQIERIKILYGQKRQVMLKALKKHMPKGVKWTKPEGGLFLWIKLPKNMSANELFPKAIEEKVAYVVGTAFHCDGKGQNAMRMNFSYPTEAQIEEGILRLANMIKKNM from the coding sequence ATGATCAAAGATCTATCGGCCTTCTATTCCAAGAACGCCCTCAACATGAAGCGTTCCGAGATCCGCGAGCTCTTGAAGTTCACCCGCCAGCCGGGCATCATCAGTTTTGCCGGCGGCCTGCCGGCCCCCGACACGTTCCCGGTTCAGGAGATAGAGGAGATCTCCTGCCGGCTGCTGCGGGAAAAAGGGGCCATGGCCCTGCAGTACGGCACCACCGAGGGCGAGGCTCCCCTGCGCGAGGAACTGGCCAAATGGATGTCCCAGGAAAAGCCGGGCATCAAGCCGGAGAACATCTTCATCACCTCCGGCTCCCAGCAGGGGCTGGACATCGTGTCCAAGGTGTTTTTGGATCCCGGCGACACCGTGATCGTGGAGCTTCCCAGCTACGTGGGCGGGCTGCAGGCCTTCACTGCCTACCGGGCCAAGATGGTGGGCGTGCCACAGGATGATGAGGGAATGCGGATGGACAAGCTGGAAAAGGTGCTGGCCGCCATGGCCAAGAAGAACAAGAAGCCGAAGTTCATCTACGTGGTGCCGGATTTCCAGAATCCGTCCGGGATCACCATGAGCCTGGAGCGCCGGAAGAAACTGCTGGAGCTGGCTTACCAGTATGAAGTGCCTATCGTGGAAGACAGTCCCTACCGTGATCTGCGCTTTACCGGGGAGCCGGTGCCGCCCATCTACAGTCTGGATACCCAGAACCAGGTGATAGTGCTGGGGACCTTCTCCAAGATCTTCTGTCCCGGACTGCGCCTGGCCTGGATCACCGCCCCGGCCGAGTGGATGGACCGGATGATAGTGGCCAAGCAGAGCATGGACCTTTGCAGCCCCTCGTTCAACCAGCTGATCACCGCCGAATACATGAAGCAGGGTCTGCTGCAGCCCCAGATCGAGCGGATCAAGATACTCTACGGCCAGAAGCGCCAGGTGATGCTGAAGGCCCTCAAAAAACACATGCCCAAGGGCGTCAAGTGGACCAAGCCCGAGGGCGGGCTGTTCCTGTGGATCAAGCTTCCCAAGAACATGAGCGCCAACGAGCTGTTTCCCAAGGCCATCGAAGAAAAGGTGGCTTATGTGGTGGGCACCGCCTTCCATTGCGACGGCAAGGGCCAGAATGCCATGCGGATGAATTTCTCCTATCCCACCGAGGCCCAGATCGAGGAAGGGATCCTGAGGCTGGCCAACATGATCAAGAAGAATATGTGA
- a CDS encoding divergent PAP2 family protein encodes MPFWEILNNKLLWAVAASGLSTQILKAFASVIWEGRLNWKRTLEPGGMPSSHAASSATLATMIGLSAGFDSWLFALSAYVAFVVMYDAAGVRRAVGRQAVALNRILESRTLKKRTQGLQIIELLGHTPIEVFAGCILGIGWGILFHYLIG; translated from the coding sequence ATGCCGTTCTGGGAGATCCTAAATAACAAACTGCTGTGGGCCGTGGCCGCCAGCGGGCTGTCCACCCAGATACTGAAGGCCTTTGCCTCGGTCATCTGGGAGGGGAGGCTCAACTGGAAGCGGACCCTGGAGCCCGGCGGGATGCCCAGCTCCCACGCCGCTTCCTCGGCCACCCTGGCCACCATGATAGGCTTAAGCGCCGGGTTCGACAGCTGGCTGTTTGCCCTGTCGGCCTATGTGGCCTTCGTGGTGATGTACGACGCGGCCGGGGTGCGGCGGGCGGTGGGCCGCCAGGCCGTGGCCCTGAACCGGATACTGGAAAGCCGGACACTTAAGAAGAGGACCCAGGGCCTGCAGATCATAGAACTGCTGGGCCACACCCCGATCGAGGTTTTTGCCGGATGCATCCTGGGCATCGGCTGGGGCATTTTATTTCACTACCTGATAGGATGA
- the dxs gene encoding 1-deoxy-D-xylulose-5-phosphate synthase codes for MILDNINNPADLKKLNLPQLQQLAGEVRRHIISVVSKNGGHLAPSLGTVELTIALHYVFDTPEDKLIWDVGHQTYAHKILTGRKNEFCTIRTYQGLSGFPKRAESCYDCFDTGHASTSISAALGMACARDLAGEKFRVAAIIGDGSLTGGLAFEGLNHAGQLKKNMLVVLNDNRMAISKRVGALGQYLTRITTAPAYTSFEKNLWDLLGKLPKNFGQPTRVMFRRLRQGFKNLIVPGLTFEELGYHYEGPVDGHDLEALIKILSRIKDLPGPTMLHVLTTKGKGYAPAENNAEKFHGVGAFDPETGNSRTQSDIPSYTEVFGQTLTELGRKDPRIVAITAAMPEGTGLDIFRDAIPERFYDVGIAEQHALTFAAGLAARGFRPVVAIYSTFLQRGYDQIIHDISLQKLPVVLAIDRAGLVGEDGPTHHGPFDISYLRCIPNLLLMAPKDEQELRDMLVTALKHQGPSAIRYPRGSGFGVKLTAPQELPLGRAEKLREGKDGAILGLGIGATLGRQAAELLAAKGLEIEVWNARFASPLDEETIGGIMARHKKVLTIEENVLAGGFGSSVLELANRQQLKTDIQRLGLPDSFVEAGPRSLLLEKNGLSVSGIAASAEKYFKARP; via the coding sequence ATGATCCTGGATAACATAAATAATCCAGCCGACCTGAAAAAACTGAACCTGCCGCAGCTGCAGCAGCTGGCGGGCGAGGTGCGCCGGCATATCATCAGCGTGGTTTCCAAGAACGGCGGGCACCTGGCGCCCAGCCTGGGAACGGTGGAGCTGACCATAGCCCTGCACTATGTCTTTGACACTCCGGAGGACAAGCTGATCTGGGACGTGGGCCACCAGACCTACGCCCACAAGATCCTGACCGGCAGAAAAAATGAATTCTGCACGATCCGGACCTACCAGGGCCTGAGCGGATTTCCCAAGCGGGCTGAAAGCTGCTACGACTGCTTTGACACCGGACACGCCTCCACCTCCATCTCGGCGGCCCTGGGGATGGCCTGCGCCCGGGACCTGGCCGGGGAAAAATTCCGGGTGGCGGCCATCATCGGCGACGGATCGCTGACCGGTGGACTGGCCTTTGAGGGACTGAACCATGCCGGCCAGCTGAAAAAGAATATGCTGGTGGTTTTGAACGACAACCGGATGGCCATCTCCAAACGGGTGGGAGCCCTGGGCCAGTACCTGACCCGGATTACCACCGCTCCGGCCTATACCAGTTTTGAGAAAAACCTTTGGGACCTTTTGGGCAAACTGCCCAAGAACTTCGGCCAGCCGACCAGGGTGATGTTCCGCCGTTTGCGCCAGGGATTCAAGAACCTGATCGTTCCGGGCCTGACCTTTGAAGAGCTGGGCTACCATTACGAAGGGCCGGTGGACGGCCACGACCTGGAGGCTTTGATCAAGATCCTGTCCCGGATCAAGGATCTGCCCGGCCCCACCATGCTCCACGTGCTGACCACCAAGGGCAAAGGATATGCCCCGGCCGAGAACAACGCCGAAAAATTCCACGGGGTGGGGGCCTTTGATCCGGAGACAGGCAACTCCCGCACCCAGTCTGATATTCCCTCCTACACCGAGGTCTTCGGCCAGACCCTTACCGAATTGGGCCGCAAAGATCCACGGATCGTGGCCATCACCGCGGCCATGCCCGAGGGCACCGGCCTGGACATCTTCCGGGACGCCATTCCGGAAAGGTTCTACGACGTGGGCATCGCCGAACAGCACGCCCTGACCTTTGCCGCCGGCCTGGCCGCCCGGGGTTTTCGGCCGGTGGTGGCCATCTACTCCACCTTTTTACAGCGGGGCTACGACCAGATCATTCACGACATCTCCCTCCAGAAACTGCCGGTGGTGCTGGCCATCGACCGGGCCGGGCTGGTGGGCGAGGACGGCCCCACCCATCACGGGCCTTTTGACATCTCTTATCTGCGCTGCATTCCCAACCTGCTTTTGATGGCCCCCAAGGATGAGCAGGAATTAAGGGACATGCTGGTGACCGCCCTCAAACATCAGGGTCCCTCGGCCATCCGCTATCCCCGGGGCAGCGGTTTCGGAGTAAAGCTGACCGCCCCACAGGAACTGCCTTTGGGCCGGGCCGAAAAACTGCGGGAGGGAAAGGACGGAGCCATATTGGGGTTGGGCATCGGAGCCACTTTAGGCCGGCAGGCGGCAGAATTGCTGGCAGCAAAGGGTTTGGAGATAGAAGTCTGGAACGCCAGGTTTGCCAGCCCACTGGACGAAGAAACCATCGGCGGCATCATGGCCCGCCATAAAAAAGTGCTGACTATTGAAGAGAACGTTCTGGCCGGAGGTTTCGGTTCTTCAGTCTTAGAACTGGCCAACCGGCAGCAACTGAAAACCGATATCCAGCGGCTGGGCCTGCCCGACAGTTTCGTGGAGGCCGGGCCCCGGTCGCTGCTGTTGGAAAAGAACGGCCTCAGCGTTTCGGGCATCGCGGCTTCGGCGGAAAAATACTTTAAGGCCCGGCCATGA
- a CDS encoding nitroreductase family protein — MTDKVKAMPSHHGIKQAVKSRTADPTIRLLLERGSCRIFTDKKIPAKVLEQVLEAGLRAPTGGNLQPYSIIRIENQATNAKLAKRCGQPFVGQAPVNLLFCIDWRRLERWSKLSDAPFTAASSFRHFWISFQDTIISAQNICTAADALGLGCCYIGTVLEFFPALKKMFKLPQGVFPVVLLCLGYPKAKPVPRKKLPVKVMVHSERYRDLSDRELVKAFDEKYPGMKVSLTPERLKDMERVCRNTGGPALVKRALARIQKQGYINPAQRYFGLHYSADYMPEGNDGYLKMMEKFGFHWFKKYVPYGKKA; from the coding sequence ATGACAGACAAGGTTAAGGCCATGCCTTCGCACCACGGGATCAAACAGGCGGTTAAGTCCCGGACAGCCGACCCCACCATCCGGCTACTGCTGGAACGGGGAAGCTGCCGTATCTTTACGGACAAGAAGATCCCAGCCAAGGTGCTGGAGCAGGTGCTCGAAGCCGGGTTGCGCGCGCCCACCGGGGGGAACCTGCAGCCTTATTCCATCATCAGGATAGAGAACCAGGCCACCAACGCCAAGCTGGCCAAGCGCTGCGGACAGCCCTTTGTGGGCCAGGCCCCGGTCAATCTGCTGTTCTGCATCGACTGGCGCAGGCTGGAGCGCTGGTCAAAACTTTCCGATGCACCTTTCACCGCCGCCAGTTCCTTCCGTCATTTCTGGATCTCGTTCCAGGACACCATCATCAGCGCCCAGAACATCTGCACCGCGGCCGACGCCCTGGGCCTGGGCTGCTGCTACATCGGGACGGTGCTGGAGTTCTTTCCGGCGCTCAAGAAAATGTTCAAACTGCCCCAGGGAGTCTTCCCGGTGGTGCTGCTTTGCCTGGGATATCCCAAGGCAAAACCTGTGCCCCGCAAAAAACTTCCGGTCAAGGTCATGGTCCATTCCGAAAGATACCGGGACTTAAGCGACCGGGAACTGGTCAAGGCTTTTGACGAAAAATATCCCGGGATGAAGGTGTCCCTCACCCCGGAAAGGCTCAAGGACATGGAGAGGGTCTGCCGCAATACCGGCGGCCCGGCCCTGGTCAAAAGGGCCCTGGCCAGGATCCAAAAACAGGGATACATCAACCCGGCCCAGCGCTACTTTGGCCTGCACTACAGCGCCGACTACATGCCGGAAGGCAATGACGGGTATCTGAAAATGATGGAGAAGTTCGGGTTCCATTGGTTCAAGAAATACGTTCCTTACGGGAAGAAGGCATGA
- a CDS encoding tetratricopeptide repeat protein, producing the protein MSNPRYHIKKLWLESGGQCYAYSVCLSKADVLELSGEWQQAEELFRKNLEFAKLAGAQSQTADSQIKLFRIMRYMGKVHDPLVSLNEALAIYTELGDQSGISQTINNLGLVYAAQGKHQKAEECFNDLIARSKRFGDSKHLISGLGNLSQVQMSRGRFDQALECLEQCAEASLRENDTLFLSITYGTMGNVYFFQDRLDRSYEYYKKQLDLARRLGDPANQSIAVGNMGNIFYRQGKYQEALDCYRAKLEISQKLDYKTGISQSCGNLGIVHTEQEQYQTALEYFEKQRSISEEAGDPEGREGGCCGLGMVYAKTGEYGRSREYFLKAVEIDLEAGFDKELDSNYLQLAEVCFKAGDKTGALDHLEKAKLSAQKNKSDDILAKAEILAVKIAAGNDLSRTEKIFLEILNKQPGNILEALVCYELCGITGDKDQKTRAIGLLQELYDQTFDHDYKRMKTELERGKNDRQG; encoded by the coding sequence ATGTCCAACCCCCGGTATCACATAAAAAAACTGTGGCTGGAGTCCGGCGGGCAGTGCTATGCCTATTCGGTCTGTCTCAGCAAGGCCGACGTGCTGGAGCTGTCGGGCGAATGGCAGCAGGCCGAAGAACTATTCCGGAAGAACCTGGAGTTCGCCAAACTGGCCGGGGCCCAAAGCCAGACGGCCGACTCCCAGATAAAACTGTTCCGGATAATGCGGTACATGGGAAAGGTCCATGATCCCCTGGTCTCGCTGAACGAAGCCCTGGCCATTTATACCGAGTTGGGTGACCAGTCCGGGATCAGTCAGACGATCAACAACCTCGGGCTGGTGTATGCCGCCCAGGGAAAACACCAGAAGGCCGAGGAATGTTTCAATGATCTGATAGCCAGGAGCAAGCGCTTTGGGGACAGCAAGCACCTGATCAGCGGGCTGGGCAATCTCAGCCAGGTTCAAATGAGCCGGGGCCGGTTCGACCAGGCCCTGGAATGCCTGGAGCAGTGCGCCGAGGCCTCTTTGCGGGAGAACGACACCCTGTTCCTGAGCATCACCTACGGAACCATGGGCAACGTCTACTTCTTCCAGGACCGCCTGGACAGGTCCTATGAATATTACAAGAAACAGCTGGACCTGGCCCGGCGGCTGGGAGACCCCGCCAACCAAAGCATAGCGGTGGGCAATATGGGCAACATCTTCTACCGCCAGGGGAAGTACCAAGAGGCCTTGGACTGTTACCGGGCCAAACTGGAGATCTCCCAAAAGCTGGATTACAAGACCGGAATCAGCCAGTCCTGCGGCAATCTGGGGATAGTGCATACCGAGCAGGAGCAGTATCAAACGGCGCTGGAATATTTTGAAAAACAGCGGAGCATCTCCGAAGAGGCCGGAGATCCCGAGGGCCGGGAGGGGGGATGCTGCGGGCTGGGAATGGTATACGCCAAGACCGGGGAATACGGGAGGTCACGGGAATATTTCCTGAAAGCGGTGGAGATAGACCTGGAGGCCGGTTTTGACAAGGAGCTGGACTCAAATTATCTCCAGCTGGCCGAAGTATGTTTCAAGGCCGGGGACAAGACCGGGGCCTTGGACCATCTGGAAAAGGCGAAGCTTTCGGCCCAAAAAAATAAAAGCGACGATATCTTGGCCAAAGCGGAGATACTGGCAGTAAAAATAGCGGCCGGGAACGACCTGTCCCGGACTGAAAAGATTTTTTTGGAGATCCTCAACAAACAACCAGGAAATATATTGGAAGCGCTGGTTTGCTACGAACTCTGCGGCATCACGGGTGACAAGGATCAAAAAACCCGGGCAATAGGGCTGTTGCAGGAACTGTACGACCAGACATTCGATCATGATTATAAGCGGATGAAAACGGAACTGGAGAGGGGAAAAAATGACAGACAAGGTTAA
- the ribF gene encoding riboflavin biosynthesis protein RibF: protein MLTITRLNNFGREHPGAVVTLGVFDGLHRGHQVLIKKLITRAQAAGHQSVVLTFEPHPQKVLRRASRPFILTTGTEKMLLLSRMGADVMAVIRFSKSMADMDPEQFVKNILVQKLGAATVICGQDCGFGAGRRGDISLLKTLGLKYGFKVEGIAACQSRQKKIGSTLIRKQIQDGLFNQAVKLLGHPYLISGRVVKGRGMGRKLGYPTANLKVGDRLKLIPGDGVYAARALAGKKNYDGMLYIGSRPTFGGRSARAIEFNAFGNPGNLYGKELILEVHQFIRPGKKYGSPGELKKAIAGDQIKIKKYFQPAKG from the coding sequence ATGCTGACCATCACCCGCCTGAATAATTTCGGCCGGGAGCATCCCGGTGCGGTGGTGACCCTGGGGGTTTTCGACGGACTGCACCGGGGCCACCAGGTCCTGATAAAAAAACTGATCACCCGGGCCCAAGCGGCCGGACACCAGAGCGTGGTCCTTACTTTTGAACCCCATCCCCAAAAGGTGCTCCGCCGCGCCAGCCGGCCTTTCATCCTGACCACCGGGACGGAGAAGATGCTGCTGCTTTCCCGGATGGGAGCGGATGTGATGGCCGTGATCCGGTTCTCCAAAAGCATGGCCGACATGGACCCGGAGCAGTTCGTAAAAAATATATTAGTTCAAAAGCTGGGAGCCGCAACAGTGATCTGCGGCCAGGATTGCGGGTTCGGGGCAGGCCGCCGGGGAGATATCTCACTATTGAAGACGCTGGGGCTGAAATACGGATTTAAGGTGGAGGGGATAGCCGCCTGCCAGTCACGGCAAAAGAAGATCGGCAGCACTCTGATCCGGAAGCAGATCCAAGACGGCCTTTTCAACCAGGCGGTAAAATTGCTGGGCCACCCCTACCTGATCAGCGGCCGGGTGGTGAAGGGTCGGGGGATGGGAAGGAAACTGGGTTATCCCACCGCCAACCTAAAAGTCGGCGATAGACTGAAACTCATCCCGGGGGACGGGGTCTATGCCGCCAGGGCTTTGGCGGGCAAAAAGAACTATGACGGGATGCTTTATATAGGAAGCCGGCCGACCTTCGGCGGCAGAAGCGCACGGGCCATTGAATTCAATGCCTTCGGGAACCCCGGTAACCTTTACGGAAAGGAACTGATCCTGGAGGTCCACCAGTTCATCCGGCCCGGCAAGAAGTACGGCAGCCCGGGGGAACTGAAGAAGGCCATTGCCGGGGATCAGATAAAAATAAAGAAATATTTCCAGCCGGCAAAAGGATAA
- a CDS encoding sodium-dependent transporter: MAEKREQWGSKLGVILAVAGSAVGLGNFLRFPAKAVLNGGGAFMIPYFVAFLLLGIPLMWVEWTLGRMGGERGHGTAPGMFDKLDGTGRWAKYLGTIGVLGPFVILIYYMYIESWTLAYAWYSFTGHLPFGAGQAEMKAFLSGFQGLAQNQYFSSLAPALTFFAITFLFNYYFIYKGIQGGIEKLSKYGMPVLIAIGILLAIRVLSLGTPDPALPELSVKNALGFVWNPDFSQLSNARVWIEAAGQIFFTLSVGIGVILTYASYLKKNDDVVLSGLTASATNEFCEVILGGSIVIPAAFIFLGGASGALTAAQSGTFNLGFVTMPMIFGKIPLGFIFSGLWFLLLFIAGITSSVSLIQPAISFLEDELKWSRKRSVLVLGAVSLAACLPAIFFLGHGFVDELDFWGGTLFLVVFAAIEIILFSWVFGIEKGWKEMQQGAQMKIPKFYKPIIKYVTPAYLLILLGVWSYQQFWPFIAMKGVAPADQPYQWAARGLVFGLWAVIIWLVAWAWKRKKTA; encoded by the coding sequence ATGGCTGAGAAACGCGAACAATGGGGCTCCAAACTGGGGGTCATTCTGGCCGTGGCCGGAAGCGCGGTGGGGCTGGGGAACTTCTTACGTTTCCCGGCCAAGGCGGTGCTCAACGGCGGCGGGGCCTTTATGATCCCCTATTTCGTTGCCTTTCTGCTGTTGGGAATTCCCCTGATGTGGGTGGAATGGACCCTGGGCCGGATGGGAGGCGAACGCGGCCACGGGACCGCTCCCGGCATGTTCGACAAGCTGGACGGGACCGGGCGCTGGGCCAAATACCTGGGGACCATCGGGGTGCTGGGCCCGTTCGTCATCCTGATCTATTACATGTACATCGAATCCTGGACCCTGGCCTATGCCTGGTATTCCTTCACCGGGCACCTGCCGTTCGGGGCCGGCCAGGCCGAGATGAAAGCCTTCCTGTCGGGCTTTCAGGGCCTGGCTCAGAACCAGTACTTCTCGTCACTGGCCCCGGCCCTGACATTCTTTGCTATCACCTTTTTATTCAATTATTACTTCATCTATAAGGGGATCCAGGGGGGAATAGAAAAACTTTCCAAGTACGGAATGCCGGTGCTGATAGCCATAGGTATCCTGCTGGCCATCCGGGTACTGTCACTGGGAACCCCGGACCCGGCGTTGCCGGAACTTTCGGTGAAGAACGCCCTGGGCTTCGTTTGGAACCCGGACTTCTCCCAACTCTCCAATGCCAGGGTCTGGATAGAAGCCGCCGGCCAGATATTCTTCACCCTGTCGGTGGGGATCGGAGTGATACTGACCTATGCCAGCTATCTAAAGAAAAACGACGACGTAGTGCTGTCGGGGCTGACCGCTTCGGCCACCAACGAATTCTGCGAGGTGATACTGGGAGGCTCCATAGTGATCCCGGCGGCCTTCATCTTCCTGGGCGGGGCATCCGGGGCCCTGACCGCGGCCCAGAGTGGCACATTCAACCTGGGCTTTGTGACCATGCCCATGATCTTCGGGAAAATTCCCCTGGGCTTCATCTTCTCCGGGCTGTGGTTCCTGCTGCTGTTCATCGCCGGCATCACCTCCTCGGTATCCCTGATCCAGCCGGCCATCTCGTTCCTGGAGGACGAGCTGAAGTGGAGCCGGAAAAGGTCGGTGCTGGTGCTGGGAGCCGTCTCGTTGGCGGCCTGCCTGCCCGCCATCTTCTTCCTGGGCCACGGCTTCGTGGACGAACTGGACTTCTGGGGCGGCACCCTGTTCCTGGTGGTGTTCGCCGCCATCGAGATCATCCTGTTCTCCTGGGTATTCGGGATAGAAAAAGGGTGGAAGGAGATGCAGCAGGGAGCCCAGATGAAGATCCCCAAGTTCTACAAACCCATCATCAAATACGTGACCCCGGCCTATCTGCTGATCCTGCTGGGTGTGTGGTCCTATCAGCAGTTCTGGCCGTTCATCGCGATGAAGGGGGTGGCCCCGGCCGACCAGCCGTACCAGTGGGCCGCCCGGGGGCTGGTGTTTGGTTTGTGGGCGGTGATCATATGGCTGGTGGCCTGGGCCTGGAAGCGTAAGAAAACTGCTTGA
- a CDS encoding 4Fe-4S binding protein has protein sequence MFKNLSIPVKRLYLQIAAVIVTNSYFLAPYLKYLPCPSLNCYACPAASFACPIGTLQHFVIIGVFPFFLLGILFLVGGLAGRWACGYLCPFGLFQDLLAKIRRAKLAMPSWLGWGRYVSLIGVAILIPAITKEPWFSKLCPAGTLEAGIPIVGWAFFKTKALGQYSTILGMTGWLFWVKVGLLAGTIAAAIYIKRPFCRFICPLGAIFGLFNRVSLLQIKVNHHAPHLPADCRKICPVDIDIRKDPVSAKCIRCMQCTKCPGVSQK, from the coding sequence ATGTTCAAGAACCTGAGCATCCCCGTTAAAAGGCTGTATCTTCAGATTGCCGCCGTGATAGTTACCAACAGCTATTTTTTGGCGCCCTATCTGAAATACCTGCCCTGTCCTTCGCTTAACTGCTACGCCTGCCCGGCGGCAAGTTTCGCCTGTCCCATCGGGACCCTGCAGCACTTCGTGATCATCGGGGTCTTCCCCTTCTTCCTGCTGGGGATACTTTTCCTGGTGGGCGGCCTGGCGGGGCGCTGGGCCTGCGGCTATTTGTGCCCCTTCGGCCTGTTCCAGGACCTGCTGGCCAAAATAAGAAGGGCCAAGCTGGCCATGCCCTCCTGGCTGGGTTGGGGGCGGTATGTGTCTTTGATCGGCGTGGCCATTCTAATTCCGGCAATCACCAAGGAACCCTGGTTCAGCAAACTCTGCCCGGCCGGCACACTGGAGGCGGGGATACCGATAGTAGGCTGGGCCTTCTTCAAGACCAAGGCACTGGGGCAGTATTCGACTATACTGGGGATGACCGGCTGGCTGTTCTGGGTCAAGGTCGGATTGCTGGCCGGGACCATCGCGGCCGCCATCTACATCAAGCGCCCCTTCTGCCGGTTCATCTGCCCGCTGGGAGCCATCTTCGGTTTGTTCAACCGGGTGTCCCTGCTGCAGATCAAGGTGAACCATCACGCTCCGCACCTGCCGGCCGACTGCCGTAAGATCTGCCCGGTAGACATTGATATCAGAAAGGACCCGGTCTCGGCCAAGTGCATCCGGTGCATGCAGTGCACCAAGTGTCCGGGGGTGTCGCAGAAATAG
- the truB gene encoding tRNA pseudouridine(55) synthase TruB: MSSALPEDSVYIINKPPGPTSFAQVASLRRLLGIKKAGHAGTLDPEASGILIVLTGQATRAAKFFEGLDKEYLAVIKLGITTDTYDLSGQVLSTSDVPVFSRAEIEKALSNFQGHIMQVPPAFSAIKKDGQPLYKAARQGIEVELVPRPVEIQRIDLKSIDLPEITISVKCSKGTYIRSLAFDLGKKLGCGAALAKLVRTAVGEFTLDRAVPGNSGRAEFESGAVSIDQALYFLDALELSPEQVQRIGHGNPVEYPHPDSGQIKARYQGQILALGRIQDNIFKPQTVLAAQC, translated from the coding sequence ATGAGCAGCGCACTGCCGGAAGATTCAGTTTACATCATCAACAAGCCGCCGGGACCTACCTCCTTTGCCCAGGTAGCCAGCCTCAGGCGGCTTTTGGGCATCAAGAAGGCTGGGCATGCCGGAACCCTTGATCCCGAAGCTTCCGGCATCCTGATAGTGCTGACCGGCCAGGCCACCAGGGCCGCCAAGTTCTTTGAAGGACTGGACAAGGAATACCTGGCCGTCATCAAACTGGGGATAACCACCGATACCTACGACCTTAGCGGACAGGTGCTTTCCACTTCAGACGTTCCAGTATTCAGCCGGGCCGAAATAGAGAAAGCGCTGAGCAATTTTCAGGGCCATATCATGCAGGTCCCGCCGGCTTTCTCGGCCATCAAAAAGGACGGCCAGCCGTTGTACAAGGCGGCCCGCCAGGGAATAGAGGTGGAACTGGTTCCCCGTCCGGTGGAGATCCAGCGGATCGATCTTAAATCGATCGATCTGCCGGAGATCACCATTTCAGTCAAATGCTCCAAAGGCACCTACATCCGCTCGCTGGCCTTCGATCTGGGAAAAAAATTGGGCTGCGGAGCGGCCCTGGCCAAACTGGTCAGAACCGCAGTGGGAGAATTCACCCTGGACCGGGCCGTGCCCGGAAACTCCGGCAGAGCAGAGTTTGAGTCCGGGGCCGTCTCCATTGACCAGGCCCTGTACTTTTTGGATGCCTTGGAACTTTCCCCGGAACAGGTTCAAAGGATAGGCCACGGCAATCCGGTGGAATATCCCCATCCCGATTCCGGACAGATCAAGGCCCGCTACCAGGGCCAAATACTGGCCCTGGGCCGGATCCAGGACAATATCTTCAAGCCGCAGACTGTATTGGCGGCCCAATGCTGA
- the arfB gene encoding alternative ribosome rescue aminoacyl-tRNA hydrolase ArfB: MALIVNQNIMISEDELAEEFIRASGPGGQNVNKVATAVKLKFNAAGSLSLTAEVKQRLFSLYRNRINLDGFLVIDARNHRTREANRQEARERLAELIRLAAIRPKLRRKTKPTYASRARRVDDKKKKGQTKSLRKKVGNSGD, translated from the coding sequence ATGGCGCTGATAGTCAACCAGAACATAATGATATCCGAGGACGAGCTGGCCGAGGAATTCATCCGGGCTTCGGGTCCGGGTGGCCAGAACGTCAACAAGGTGGCCACCGCGGTCAAGCTTAAGTTCAATGCGGCCGGCAGCCTTTCACTGACGGCGGAGGTGAAGCAGAGGCTGTTTTCCCTTTACCGGAACCGGATCAACCTGGATGGTTTTCTGGTGATCGACGCCCGCAACCACCGGACCCGTGAGGCCAACCGCCAGGAAGCCAGGGAGCGCCTGGCGGAGCTCATCAGGCTGGCGGCCATAAGGCCCAAGCTCCGCCGGAAGACCAAGCCCACCTATGCTTCCAGGGCCAGGAGGGTGGATGATAAAAAGAAAAAAGGGCAGACCAAGTCCCTGCGGAAAAAGGTGGGGAATTCCGGCGACTGA